From Scophthalmus maximus strain ysfricsl-2021 chromosome 14, ASM2237912v1, whole genome shotgun sequence, one genomic window encodes:
- the LOC118283002 gene encoding matrix-remodeling-associated protein 5-like: MHQSVCVPAALLAVLLLTLVVPGGQSCPRSCNCYQADEVHCTFRSLLTIPPGLPSHTRRINLGFNSISRIPDSSLAGLKRAELLMLHSNDLHHLPDAVFKDMKSLQILKLSYNKLREISSSLTFSGLTSLLRLYLDHNLLQHIHPRALLQLPSLRLLRLQGNRLHQLHPHTLCTLSLLNTYYFSTLRHLDLSNNSLTTLPKDTLATAPQLETLVLQANPWSCDCRMNWLLSWNLAHPGLMKCPGGPQCPTCMSPNSLQGQGLLDQTDLPCTSPVIPLPGRNTSLETELSEIQSSETFREPVGSASVGLSDQQGNSVDLSCNITHSSDSQDIALPPDLSLSSSSPIPLALSLSLECPVERESYEKLWRILAYYSETAVRLEREIMLSKAPALAYRYSQAAETGGYYHTGVKASVKVKPQWLLQPAISIQLNRAQSNGHIVHLIYSAKVSAHAVPTYNPSTSSHASHPWVLVSTNHTITAIAVVSGIKVELPCPHLSSGNPKVQWILPDGSKLISPSSSLDGRVRASASGLLLDQVQLSDAGLYYCVAQAGRDSDALPLSLAVEDSSVPLAGEQLGPPVTVTVGEPVSLSCKASGSPAPYISWVLPDGNILRSGLAASGGLTIQPNGSLSLPNPSLSDAGHYRCIAVNRYGSDSLSMQLGIKTLHPPLLRTLIPSGPQSASGRSTKIRAPLLRQMEEGSGDEDEEEESTLAGNRKSTGPHQPLPNRRYPFGKPKRRWPVREGPPRRGGGLVSSTNQRRNRFDNRHRVTTNKQRIDPLKWADLLAKIRQKNTHTTNNQPITAAEPTAEPVESGKDRDTARDNGVVDRDRGRAEGAGVEAETEGSSVDETVLQEEGLQPIQTVLTQMQTHSETKSDTDIEKGRERSTETQTDTDKKTHIQTQNPGPQTETATTPETQQEPVTYTPISGSNEIVPEPAEGDDRGANPNPTRTRPQSPRKRLPNLVPNSRSQSPWNSRRRLGQQRRIKNRPRLQPFTPARPLPDPTHQRSQTATPDTTTGQSDMLLLVSSTTSPSTLLSRNDRIKTTPNGAALNSLSPLVSHTLGISTSQSASPSLTPSASLFTSLSPSHTNPRIDMMTHSASISDTAESTLFNTATPAPTHSDFVITQTHVPQTYARKLTHGVQTHTNTHTALSKHVDIPSSKHSDEQQRNLLGMPYESHSTTLSSTHSSIVSSSAAIATIAKTPLPTTLKSTNFTTLVGNTTSTSTITISEDTTTTPMITNPIMSTTTTIIIPKSSATRSMTKNPTSTTTTTLIHTSTTPTTTAIYSASPSTTNTTTAATSTKTSLKAFPSTPNHTTTSTATTSSPRMTTSVKTSPTTIRTPTSITSSTATTTMTSTSTRTSFRERPSIGRVDTQGRPVSGAQNQSRSPHDWKNPGANSIPDSHSSRPHWSPSLPAVPGAPVLRTRPRIRDPHIRTVSFPAESTARMACEAQGEPKPSITWTKVATGAVMSIHSKAQRFEVLPNGTLVIQNVQLQDRGTYICSAHSFLGRDRLLTTLEVWTRPPRMQLASYREATIHQGGEVLLECQADGVPTPLLSWVLPDRSVLTSAPPSASRVFMDTNGTLHIAATLTSDRGVYRCVASNSAGAASSSVRVHVSSLPPVIQQPREEHLLLSPGRPVYAHCSARGAPPPTLRWRIPDGTLVRPSQFLHGNLFVLPNGTLHIRSVGPKDSGSYECTASNAVGADKRTVSVRIEGGAEGGRRGGGTGKGDTKAVAIEKQFPSYSLNKGRTLLIPSHPTNPVNPPILSPPLLADRSRTLPITPGSSHSSPNPHQPNSTISSPKINKTLTAFPTHFTDINKTKLSPLSLPSTVPTNNTKILASVVNTRVTSFPPSDKSRASAVRHHLPVSPFSKARIVSTSPSITTVHYGGILHLHCTVTGNPPPIIIWRTPNRKLVDMHFSYDRRLKVHPNGTLSAQAVTEKDAGDYLCIARNKVADDYRLLRVSVATKPAKIEPKQPPNQMVSFGKSLKVDCQASGLPNPAVHWSLPDGTMVNSVLLGEDRGGRARRLTVFDNGTLLVPAVGMGEEGEYTCYAENQGGQDIMKVKVKVTRTSPPTFADDKSYHVIKVRQGVTAKLRCQATGDPHPTVTWLSPAGRVIPRSLGSGYYSERVVVVSDGTLEVRLAQKIDTGNYTCRASNSGGERSMVVGLAVEAFNQVTSGQVGGRSTNSGPNNSRLGVNINNAGIIQYGFTNGASNKLGSKNSVNNGNSDNNGNTSNTEPNTGIKSGSESNPALRSDSQNGFNRPVSGIATQPGSSVFSVRVSGARNVGVKADNIGINRNEPGIVSGISNSVGSSHGTVTGVEKNPRSNYNEVIAGRASSDDNTRRISGISTNAGVSSSVTNSGPGTGTLRGNWFSRSSHIDVSNDDSRTSGVIAASNTGAKNSANTVVGVVTTVKQRAVKGQTVLLPCPSQGSPPPRLAWLLPGNGVLPAPYYGSRLTVHRNGSLELRGVRATDAGTLVCVVKSERGETRIQLELEVSEPQEEARTPHRGTNVERPLQKIAGLVEAPQSGASLLSAQSSSSVLPERLHSRIPVTPKPLQRGLSLPAAPHPLGPPLRTGPVSEPAVSTRTASLVTIINGETLRLPCPAPQTPGYTQGSLSWTMPSGKVLSRGESGDSGRLFVQEDGTITVQQASVFDRGTYTCRSTSNDSSSISAVTVPVIVIAYPPRITTGPSPVTYTRPGVAVELPCLTIATPRATVTWETPDLTQLRVMGQARIYGNRYLSPQGSLVIQNPTSRDTGFYRCTAKNVIGVDTKATYLHVI, from the exons ATgcatcagagtgtgtgtgtgcctgcggcACTGTtggctgtgctgctgctgacactTGTGGTTCCTGGCGGACAGTCCTGTCCCAGAAGCTGTAACTGCTACCAGGCCGACGAAGTCCACTGTACTTTTCGCTCCCTGCTCACTATACCACCTGGACTGCCTTCACACACACGGCGCATCAATTTAGG GTTCAACAGCATCAGCAGGATCCCTGACAGTTCACTGGCCGGGCTGAAGAGGGCGGAACTTCTCATGCTCCACAGCAATGATCTCCACCATCTCCCAGATGCAGTATTCAAAGATATGAAATCACTGCAG ATACTCAAGCTGAGTTATAACAAGCTGAGAGAGATCTCTTCATCTCTGACCTTCTCTGGCCTGACCTCACTGCTGCGTCTGTACTTGGATCACAACCTCCTCCAACATATCCATCCCAGAGCCCTGCTCCAGCTGCCTAGCCTCAGGCTGCTGCGTCTGCAAGGAAACAGGCTGCATCAGCTGCACCCTCATACTCTGTGCACACTGTCCCTCCTGAACACGTATTACTTCTCTACACTCAG ACACTTAGACCTGTCCAACAACAGTCTGACCACACTGCCCAAAGACACCTTAGCGACTGCCCCTCAGCTTGAGACTCTTGTGCTGCAGGCTAATCCATGGAGTTGCGACTGTAGGATGAACTGGTTGCTCTCTTGGAATCTGGCTCACCCAG GCTTAATGAAATGTCCCGGTGGCCCTCAGTGCCCAACCTGCATGTCGCCCAATTCCCTTCAAGGACAGGGCCTGCTTGATCAGACTGACCTACCATGCACGTCACCTGTCATCCCTCTCCCAGGGAGAAACACATCTTTGGAGACAGAACTCAGTGAAATCCAATCAAGTGAAACCTTCAGAGAGCCTGTGGGCAGTGCCTCTGTGGGCCTATCTGACCAACAAGGGAACAGTGTTGATCTGAGTTGCAATATCACCCACTCCTCCGACTCTCAGGATATTGCTCTTCCTCCAGatctctccctttcctcctcatctcctatCCCTCTCGCTCTGTCACTCTCCCTGGAATGtcctgtagagagagagagctatgAAAAACTTTGGAGGATCCTGGCTTACTATAGTGAGACTGCGGTTCGCCTTGAGAGGGAAATCATGCTGAGTAAAGCCCCAGCGCTGGCCTACCGCTACAGTCAGGCAGCAGAGACAGGCGGATATTATCACACTGGAGTTAAAGCTTCTGTTAAAGTCAAACCGCAGTGGTTACTACAACCAGCTATTAGCATCCAGCTAAACAGAGCGCAGTCTAACGGACACATAGTTCACCTTATATACTCAGCAAAAGTTTCTGCTCATGCTGTCCCTACATATAATCCCTCGACATCCTCCCATGCTTCTCACCCATGGGTTCTAGTTTCAACTAATCATACCATCACAGCAATAGCGGTAGTATCGGGCATTAAGGTGGAACTCCCCTGCCCTCATCTAAGTTCTGGCAACCCTAAAGTACAGTGGATTCTCCCAGATGGATCTAAGCTCATCTCCCCCTCCAGCAGCCTGGATGGAAGGGTCCGCGCCTCAGCCTCTGGTTTACTTCTAGACCAAGTGCAGCTCTCAGATGCTGGACTTTATTACTGTGTGGCCCAGGCTGGCAGGGATTCAGATGCTCTCCCCCTAAGCCTGGCAGTGGAGGATTCCTCTGTACCGCTTGCAGGAGAGCAATTGGGGCCGCCTGTCACTGTGACAGTTGGGGAGCCAGTCAGTCTCTCCTGCAAGGCATCGGGTTCACCAGCACCTTATATCAGTTGGGTGTTGCCAGATGGAAATATACTTCGGTCTGGATTAGCTGCATCAGGTGGACTCACTATACAGCCTAATGGGAGTCTATCTCTGCCTAACCCTTCTCTGAGTGATGCTGGTCATTATCGCTGCATTGCAGTTAACCGTTACGGAAGTGACTCTCTGTCCATGCAGTTGGGAATAAAAACACTACACCCTCCTCTGCTTAGGACTTTGATTCCCAGTGGGCCACAGTCAGCCTCTGGCCGGTCAACCAAGATACGAGCCCCTTTACTACGTCAGATGGAGGAAGGATCaggggatgaagatgaagaagaagagagcacTCTTGCTGGGAATAGGAAGTCAACAGGACCCCACCAACCTCTCCCTAACAGACGCTATCCATTTGGAAAACCCAAAAGACGTTGGCCTGTGAGAGAAGGCCCcccaagaagaggaggagggcttGTATCCTCCACTAACCAGAGAAGAAACCGCTTTGACAACAGACATAGAgtcaccacaaacaaacaaagaatagACCCTCTGAAATGGGCCGACCTACTGGCTAAAATACGTCAAAAGAATACTCATACTACTAACAACCAACCCATCACTGCAGCTGAACCCACAGCTGAACCGGTTGAAAGCGgtaaagacagagacacagcaaGAGACAATGGAGTGGTCGATAGAGATAGAGGAAGAGCTGAGGGAGCAGGGGTGGAAGCAGAAACAGAAGGGTCATCTGTTGATGAAACTGTTCTACAAGAGGAAGGCCTACAGCCCATCCAAACTGTTCTCACTCAAATGCAGACACACTCTGAGACAAAATCAGATACAGATATAGAGAAAGGTAGAGAGAGgtcaacagaaacacagactgacacagatAAAAAGACACATATACAGACTCAGAACCCAGgtccacagacagagacagcgaCAACACCAGAGACACAGCAAGAACCAGTCACATATACGCCAATCTCTGGAAGTAATGAAATTGTCCCAGAACCAGCTGAAGGAGATGACAGAGGAGCAAACCCCAACCCAACTAGAACTAGGCCTCAGAGCCCACGGAAGAGACTGCCAAATTTGGTTCCAAACTCCCGATCTCAAAGCCCTTGGAATTCTCGCAGGAGGCTTGGACAGCAAAGACGAATTAAAAACAGGCCCAGGCTGCAACCGTTCACCCCAGCCCGACCTCTCCCTGACCCTACACACCAAAGGTCTCAAACAGCAACACCTGATACTACCACAGGTCAAAGTGATATGTTGTTGCTGGTGTCATCAACTACATCTCCATCTACTTTGTTGTCAAGGAATGACCGTATTAAGACCACTCCAAATGGTGCAGCACtgaattctctctctccccttgtttCTCACACTCTCGGTATCTCAACCTCACAATCTGCCTCCCCCTCATTGACTCCCTCTGCCAGCCTCTTCACCTCATTGtccccctctcacacaaaccCACGTATAGACATGATGACTCACTCAGCCAGCATCTCAGACACTGCAGAGTCCACTCTTTTCAACACAGCAACACCAGCGCCCACTCACTCAGATTTTGtgatcacacagacacatgtgcCACAGACATACGCCAGGAAACTTACACATGgcgtacagacacacacaaacacacacacagctttaagtaaacatgttgatataCCCTCAAGCAAGCACAGTGACGAGCAGCAGAGGAATTTGTTGGGTATGCCATATGAATCTCATTCCACCACTCTCTCTTCCACTCACTCATCCATTGTTTCCTCCAGTGCAGCTATAGCTACTATTGCAAAAACACCTCTTCCAACCACTCTCAAGAGTACTAATTTTACTACTTTAGTTGGAAATACTACAAGTACATCTACCATTACAATAAGTGAGGATACAACAACTACTCCTATGATAACAAATCCAATCATGTCTACTACAACTACCATTATTATCCCAAAATCTAGCGCTACCAGAAGTATGACAAAGAATCCTACCTCTACAACTACCACAACTCTAATTCATACATCAACAACCCCCACTACCACAGCTATTTATTCAGCTAGCCCGTCTACTACaaatactactactgctgctactagTACTAAAACCTCACTCAAAGCTTTCCCCTCAACTCCAAACCACACTACTACATCTACTGCAACAACTAGCAGTCCTAGAATGACCACCTCAGTCAAAACTTCTCCAACAACTATTAGGACACCTACTTCTATTACATCTTCTACTGCAACCACAACAATGACATCAACAAGTACCAGAACATCATTCAGAGAGAGGCCAAGCATTGGCCGAGTTGACACCCAAGGGAGGCCTGTTTCTGGGGCTCAAAATCAGAGTCGATCACCTCATGACTGGAAGAACCCTGGAGCTAATTCTATTCCTgattcacacagcagcaggccaCACTGGTCCCCTTCACTCCCTGCTGTCCCTGGG gCCCCAGTTCTGAGAACCAGACCAAGAATTCGAGACCCACACATCAGGACAGTGTCATTTCCAGCGGAGAGCACTGCAAGGATGGCGTGTGAAGCTCAAGGAGAGCCAAAACCTTCCATCACATGGACCAAGGTTGCCACAG GAGCAGTGATGTCAATCCACTCCAAGGCTCAGCGTTTTGAGGTCTTGCCAAATGGCACCCTTGTTATCCAGAATGTTCAGCTGCAGGACAGGGGCACATACATCTGCAGTGCACACAGCTTCCTGGGTCGTGACAG GTTGCTAACTACCCTGGAAGTATGGACCCGCCCCCCTCGGATGCAGCTGGCGAGTTACAGAGAAGCCACCATTCATCAGGGTGGAGAAGTGCTCTTGGAGTGCCAGGCAGATGGTGTTCCCACCCCTCTGCTGTCTTGGGTTCTGCCGGATCGTTCTGTCCTGACGTCTGCTCCCCCCTCCGCCAGTCGCGTCTTCATGGACACAAATGGAACCCTCCATATCGCAGCAACTTTAACTAGTGACAGAGGAGTGTATCGCTGTGTGGCCTCCAACTCAGCAGGTGCTGCCAGTTCCTCTGTGCGTGTACACGTGTCTTCGTTGCCCCCGGTGATACAGCAACCCAGAGAGGAACACCTGCTCTTGTCTCCAGGGAGGCCTGTTTATGCTCACTGCTCTGCCCGAGGTGCCCCACCACCAACTCTGCGCTGGCGAATCCCAGATGGGACTTTGGTTCGCCCATCTCAGTTTCTCCATGGTAACCTCTTCGTCTTGCCCAATGGGACACTGCACATTCGAAGTGTTGGCCCAAAGGACTCAGGAAGTTACGAATGCACAGCAAGTAATGCTGTAGGAGCTGATAAGAGAACAGTGAGTGTAAGAATTGAAGGGGGggcagaaggaggaagaagaggaggaggaactggaaAGGGAGACACAAAAGCAGTTGCTattgaaaaacaatttccttCATATTCACTCAATAAAGGCAGAACTTTGCTCATCCCAAGCCACCCCACAAATCCAGTCAACCCCCCTATACTTTCCCCTCCATTGCTTGCTGACAGATCCAGGACCTTGCCGATCACCCCTGGCTCTTCTCACTCCTCTCCTAACCCTCACCAACCCAATTCCACAATCTCATCTcccaaaatcaataaaacactcACTGCCTTCCCCACACACTTTACtgacatcaacaaaacaaaactttcccctctctccctacCCTCCACAGTGCCTACCAATAACACAAAAATCCTAGCCAGTGTTGTAAACACAAGAGTtacttctttccccccctccgaCAAAAGCAGAGCTTCAGCTGTTAGGCATCACTTGCCTGTCTCTCCCTTCAGTAAAGCCCGTATTGTCTCTACATCACCCTCCATTACCACTGTCCACTATGGGGGGATTTTGCATCTACACTGCACTGTAACTGGCAACCCACCCCCCATCATCATCTGGAGAACCCCTAACAGGAAACTGGTGGACATGCACTTCAG CTATGATCGTCGTCTGAAGGTGCATCCTAATGGCACCCTGTCCGCCCAGGCAGTAACAGAGAAGGATGCTGGAGACTACCTCTGTATCGCACGCAACAAGGTCGCAGATGATTATCGCCTCCTGCGTGTCTCTGTGGCTACTAAGCCTGCTAAGATTGAGCCAAAACAGCCACCCAATCAGATGGTGTCGTTCGGCAAGTCTCTGAAG GTTGACTGTCAGGCATCTGGACTTCCCAACCCAGCTGTTCATTGGAGTCTACCAGATGGAACCATGGTGAACAGTGTGCTGCTGGGGGAGGACAGGGGAGGGCGAGCACGGAGGCTAACTGTTTTTGACAATGGGACGTTACTGGTTCCAGCAGTGGGTatgggagaggaaggggagtaCACGTGCTATGCTGAAAATCAAGGAGGTCAAGACATCATGAAG GTCAAAGTGAAAGTCACGAGGACTTCTCCACCAACCTTCGCAGATGATAAAAGCTACCACGTCATCAAAGTACGTCAGGGGGTGACAGCAAAACTTCGCTGCCAGGCCACAGGAGATCCTCACCCAACAGTGACATGGCTCTCCCCAGCCGGCCGTGTCATCCCACGAAGTCTGGGCTCTGGTTACTACTCAGAGAGGGTTGTGGTGGTTTCAGATGGAACTTTGGAGGTGCGCCTGGCCCAAAAGATTGACACAGGAAACTATACATGCCGAGCAAGCAACTCAGGTGGGGAGAGGAGCATGGTGGTGGGCCTGGCGGTGGAGGCTTTTAACCAGGTAACGAGTGGCCAAGTGGGAGGAAGAAGTACTAACAGCGGGCCCAATAATAGTAGACTAGGGGTCAACATTAATAATGCAGGAATAATCCAGTATGGATTTACCAATGGAGCCTCAAACAAGTTGGGTAGCAAAAACAGTGTCAATAATGGCAATAGTGATAACAATGGCAATACAAGCAACACAGAACCAAACACTGGCATTAAGAGTGGCAGTGAATCTAATCCGGCCCTTAGGAGTGATAGTCAAAATGGATTCAACAGACCTGTCAGTGGGATTGCAACACAACCTGGTAGCAGTGTATTTAGTGTCAGGGTGAGCGGGGCAAGGAATGTAGGCGTTAAAGCAGATAATATTGGAATAAATAGAAATGAACCTGGCATTGTGAGTGGTATTAGTAATAGTGTGGGTAGCAGTCACGGCACAGTTACAGGTGTCGAAAAGAATCCCAGGAGTAATTATAATGAAGTCATTGCAGGAAGGGCTAGTAGTGATGACAACACCAGAAGGATAAGTGGTATCTCTACAAATGCTGGCGTTAGCAGCAGTGTAACTAATAGTGGACCTGGTACGGGCACACTCAGAGGAAACTGGTTCAGTCGGAGTAGCCATATAGACGTTAGCAATGATGACAGCAGGACTAGTGGTGTTATAGCTGCTAGTAATACAGGCGCTAAAAACTCTGCTAATACAGTTGTAGGTGTGGTAACGACAGTGAAGCAGCGAGCTGTGAAAGGCCAAACTGTTCTTTTGCCATGCCCGTCCCAGGgctcccctccccctcgtctGGCCTGGCTTCTGCCCGGTAACGGCGTGTTGCCTGCTCCTTACTATGGCAGTCGACTCACTGTGCACAGAAATGGCTCCTTGGAGCTGCGTGGTGTGCGGGCGACTGATGCTGGGACCCTGGTTTGTGTAGTGAaaagcgagagaggagagacaaggaTTCAGTTGGAACTGGAAGTGTCCGAGCCACAGGAGGAGGCCAGAACTCCTCACAGGGGAACAAATGTGGAAAGACCTCTGCAGAAAATTGCTGGTTTAGTTGAGGCACCTCAATCAGGTGCCTCCTTGCTTTCAGCTCAGTCCTCAAGCTCAGTGTTGCCTGAGAGGCTTCATTCAAGAATACCAGTGACTCCAAAGCCTCTGCAGAGGGGCCTAAGTTTACCTGCAGCACCTCACCCCCTTGGACCTCCACTCCGGACTGGCCCCGTCTCAGAGCCAGCAGTGAGCACCAGAACAGCCTCCTTGGTGACCATCATTAACGGAGAGACCCTTCGCCTGCCTTGCCCTGCTCCTCAAACCCCAGGATACACTCAGGGCTCTCTCTCGTGGACCATGCCCAGTGGCAAAGTGCTATCCCGGGGTGAGAGTGGCGACTCAGGTCGATTGTTCGTCCAAGAGGATGGAACGATAACAGTGCAACAGGCCTCAGTGTTCGATCGAGGCACCTACACCTGCAGATCCACCAGTAACGACTCCTCCTCAATTTCGGCCGTCACAGTTCCTGTCATCGTCATCGCCTACCCCCCTCGTATTACAACTGGCCCCTCCCCTGTAACCTACACACGCCCGGGGGTTGCTGTGGAGCTGCCCTGCTTGACCATAGCAACACCTCGGGCAACAGTGACCTGGGAAACACCAGACCTGACACAGCTGAGGGTGATGGGTCAGGCTCGTATCTATGGCAACCGCTACCTTAGTCCTCAGGGTTCCTTGGTGATACAGAACCCGACAAGTAGGGATACTGGGTTTTACAGATGCACCGCCAAAAATGTAATAGGAGTGGACACCAAAGCCACCTATCTGCATGTTATATAA